The Streptomyces sp. NBC_01298 genome contains the following window.
GGCGGGCGAGAAGAGGGCAGCCCCCGACGCCGCGGACGGCGCGGGGGGACAGGCCGACGACTCCGTGAGCGCGGCCGAGGTGGGGGTGGGGGGTGGGGAGGGGTGCGAGGGGTGGAGGGGGTCGGGCATGGGGGTCCTTAGCGGCGGGTGGCGGCGGAGATGGCGTCGGCGAGGCGGTCGAGGACGGCCGCGGCCTGTTCGTCGGTCAGGGTGAGAGGCGGAAGGAGGCGGACGACGCTGGAGTGGCGGCCGCCGAGTTCCACGATCAGACCGCGGTCCAGACAGGCCTGGCGGACGGCTGCCGCGAGGGCGGGCGCGGCCTCCCCCGTGTCCGGGTCGGCCAGTTCGACGCCGAGCATCAGGCCGCGGCCCCGTACGTCCGCCACGCACGGATGCGCCGGCATCAGGCCGCGCAGCGCGGCGAGCATGTGCGCGCCCAGGGTCCGCGCACGCTCCGCGAGGCCGTTCTCCCGGACGTAGGCCAGGGTCGCGGTGCCCGCCGCCATGGCGAGCTGGTTGCCGCGGAAGGTGCCGGCGTGGGCGCCGGGGGCCCACTGGTCCAGCTCCGCGCGGTACACGATCACCGCGAGCGGCAGGCTGCCTCCGATGGCCTTGGAGAGCACCATCACGTCGGGGACGACCCCCGCGTGGTCGACCCCCCAGAAGGCCCCGGTGCGCCCGACCCCCGTCTGGACCTCGTCGGCGATCAGCGGGATCCCCCGCGCCGCCGTGATCTCCCGCATCCTGCGCAGCCAGGCGTCGGGGGCGGGGTGGACCCCACCCTCTCCCTGGACGGGTTCGACGATCATCCCGGCGGGTTCGGGCACCCCGCTCTTGGGGTCGTCCAGCAGGCTCCGCGTCCAACGGGCCGACAGCTCCGCCCCCTCGGCCCCGCCGACTCCGAACGGGCAGTGGTGGTCCTGCGGATACGGCAGCCGGGTCACCCGGACGTCCGTGGCCCCGCCGGAGGCGGCCAGCGCTCCCGCGGTCATGCCGTGGTAGGCGCCGGTGAAGGCCAGCAGCCCCGATCGGCCGGTCGCGGTGCGGACGAGGGTGAGCGCGGCCTCCACCGCGTCCGTCCCCGCCGGTCCGCAGAACTGGATGCGGGCATCGGCGGCCAGCTCCGCCGGCAGGTTGGCGAACAGCTCAGTGGTGAAGGCGTCCTTGACCGGGGTCGCCAGGTCCAGGACGTGCAGCGGGGCCCCCGAGTCGAGGACCCCGCGGATGGCTTCGAGCACCACCGGGTGGTTGTGGCCGAGGGCGAGGGTTCCGGCGCCGGAGAGGCAGTCGAGGTAGCGGCGTCCGTCCGCGCCTTCGATGGTCAACCCCCGGGCGCGCACGGGCACGATGGGCAGGGAGCGCGCGTACGTCCGTGCCGCGGACTCCCGTTGTGCCTGTCTGCGCAGGATCCCCTCCCCCGCGACCCCGTCGGGCACCGGGCC
Protein-coding sequences here:
- a CDS encoding diaminobutyrate--2-oxoglutarate transaminase family protein, producing the protein MPDGVAGEGILRRQAQRESAARTYARSLPIVPVRARGLTIEGADGRRYLDCLSGAGTLALGHNHPVVLEAIRGVLDSGAPLHVLDLATPVKDAFTTELFANLPAELAADARIQFCGPAGTDAVEAALTLVRTATGRSGLLAFTGAYHGMTAGALAASGGATDVRVTRLPYPQDHHCPFGVGGAEGAELSARWTRSLLDDPKSGVPEPAGMIVEPVQGEGGVHPAPDAWLRRMREITAARGIPLIADEVQTGVGRTGAFWGVDHAGVVPDVMVLSKAIGGSLPLAVIVYRAELDQWAPGAHAGTFRGNQLAMAAGTATLAYVRENGLAERARTLGAHMLAALRGLMPAHPCVADVRGRGLMLGVELADPDTGEAAPALAAAVRQACLDRGLIVELGGRHSSVVRLLPPLTLTDEQAAAVLDRLADAISAATRR